In one window of Rhizobium sp. ACO-34A DNA:
- a CDS encoding Hsp33 family molecular chaperone, protein MQSRPAELGEFGFAGDDRVVPFQVEGLDVRGRAVQLGPLLDTILGRHDYPQPVARLLAEAIVLTVLIGTSLKFEGKFVVQTKGDGPVDLLVADFSTPENLRAYARFDEEALAAAVAAGRTSPQELLGNGILAFTIDQGNFMQPYQGIVPLDGASLEDIAGVYFRQSEQIPTRVRLGVAELFDRDEEGRPRRGWRAGGVIAQFLPDAPERMRHPDLHGGDGDTGEQALAEDDTWSEARMLVDTIDADELTDPQIGIERLLFRLFHERGVRVYDPQAVYDRCSCSREKVKGVLKGFSDDDIAASTEDGKITVTCEFCSTVYRYEAEEVRDV, encoded by the coding sequence ATGCAAAGCAGGCCTGCCGAACTCGGCGAATTCGGTTTCGCCGGAGACGATCGCGTTGTTCCCTTCCAGGTGGAAGGGCTCGACGTGCGCGGCCGAGCCGTCCAGCTCGGCCCGTTGCTCGACACCATTCTCGGACGGCATGATTATCCGCAGCCGGTAGCGCGCCTGCTTGCGGAAGCGATCGTGCTCACCGTACTGATCGGAACCTCGCTGAAGTTTGAAGGCAAGTTCGTCGTCCAGACAAAGGGCGATGGCCCCGTCGATCTTCTGGTCGCCGATTTCTCGACGCCGGAAAACCTGCGCGCCTATGCCCGGTTCGACGAAGAAGCGCTGGCGGCAGCCGTTGCAGCCGGACGCACCTCGCCGCAGGAACTGCTTGGTAACGGCATCCTCGCCTTCACCATCGACCAGGGCAACTTCATGCAGCCCTATCAGGGCATCGTGCCGCTGGACGGCGCCTCGCTCGAGGATATTGCCGGGGTCTATTTCCGCCAGTCGGAGCAGATCCCGACCCGCGTCCGCCTTGGTGTGGCAGAGCTCTTTGATCGCGACGAGGAAGGTCGCCCGCGGCGCGGCTGGCGCGCCGGCGGCGTCATCGCTCAGTTCCTGCCGGATGCTCCGGAGCGCATGCGCCATCCCGACCTGCATGGCGGCGACGGTGATACGGGAGAGCAGGCACTTGCCGAGGACGATACGTGGTCGGAAGCCCGCATGCTCGTCGATACCATCGACGCGGACGAACTCACCGATCCGCAGATCGGCATCGAACGCCTGCTGTTCCGCCTGTTCCACGAGCGCGGTGTCCGGGTCTACGATCCGCAGGCGGTCTATGATCGCTGCAGCTGTTCGCGCGAGAAGGTGAAGGGCGTTCTGAAGGGCTTCTCCGACGACGATATCGCCGCGAGCACCGAAGACGGCAAGATCACCGTCACCTGCGAGTTCTGCTCGACCGTCTACCGCTACGAGGCGGAAGAAGTCCGCGACGTTTGA
- a CDS encoding Co2+/Mg2+ efflux protein ApaG — MYRALTRDIEVCVEPYYLEEQSDPDDSRYVWGYRIVIANHSRMSVRLTHRYWHITDQNGQVDEVSGPGVIGEQPRLRPGDTYEYSSGCPLDTPSGMMFGHYRMETDDGDEFDVAIPAFSLDAPGMQRILN; from the coding sequence ATGTATCGCGCCCTGACACGAGATATAGAGGTCTGCGTCGAGCCGTATTATCTGGAGGAGCAATCCGATCCGGACGACAGCCGCTATGTCTGGGGCTACCGGATCGTGATCGCCAACCACTCCAGGATGTCGGTCCGCCTCACCCATCGCTACTGGCACATCACCGACCAGAACGGTCAGGTCGATGAGGTCAGCGGACCGGGCGTCATCGGCGAGCAACCTCGCCTGCGTCCCGGCGACACCTACGAGTATTCCTCGGGCTGCCCGCTCGACACTCCGTCAGGCATGATGTTCGGCCATTACCGGATGGAGACGGATGACGGCGACGAATTCGACGTCGCCATCCCGGCATTCTCTCTCGATGCGCCGGGCATGCAGCGCATCCTCAACTGA
- a CDS encoding DNA polymerase III subunit beta, whose amino-acid sequence MFTASKSAMLDALKLVGQIVERRNTIPVLQNVLFERLGTTGKLTARVTDLDIEATIPFAASIDTDFRGFTVPAHLLMEIVKKLPDGADIRVDAADAELSGVTLKSGRSRFRLQVLPPQDFPSLDAGEMPFAIEVSGAALERAIGAVRFAISTEETRYYLNGIYLHPSEGGLTLVATDGHRLSKRFIPLEGVPQAMPGVIVPRKTVEVLIKHMPKEDVTLQVSDAKIRVMIGEMLLVSKLIDGTFPDYRRVIPACERFIEVEGKALSAAIDRVSTVSTGNGRAVKLTFADGVLRLTVNNPDAGNAEDEIAYEGEANLETGFNAKYVNDALANLSEQTVNIYLGEAGSPAVLRADGDHAENLIVLMPMCV is encoded by the coding sequence ATGTTCACCGCAAGCAAATCCGCCATGCTCGACGCCCTGAAGCTGGTGGGCCAGATCGTCGAGCGCCGCAACACCATTCCCGTGCTGCAGAACGTGCTGTTCGAACGGCTGGGCACGACCGGCAAGCTGACGGCCCGGGTGACCGACCTCGATATCGAGGCCACCATTCCGTTCGCGGCCAGCATCGACACCGATTTTCGCGGCTTCACCGTGCCCGCGCATCTGCTGATGGAGATCGTCAAGAAGCTGCCCGATGGCGCGGATATCCGCGTCGATGCCGCCGATGCAGAACTTTCCGGCGTCACCCTCAAATCCGGCCGTTCCCGATTCCGTCTTCAGGTTCTGCCGCCGCAGGATTTCCCGTCGCTCGATGCCGGCGAAATGCCGTTCGCCATCGAGGTTTCGGGCGCAGCTCTGGAGCGCGCCATCGGCGCGGTGCGCTTCGCCATTTCCACCGAGGAGACCCGTTATTACCTCAACGGCATCTATCTCCACCCCTCCGAGGGCGGGCTGACGCTGGTCGCGACCGACGGGCACCGCCTATCGAAACGCTTCATCCCGCTCGAAGGCGTACCGCAGGCCATGCCGGGCGTCATCGTGCCGAGGAAAACCGTCGAGGTGCTGATCAAGCACATGCCGAAAGAGGACGTCACGCTGCAGGTTTCCGACGCCAAGATCCGCGTGATGATAGGCGAGATGCTGCTGGTGTCGAAGCTGATCGACGGCACCTTCCCGGATTACCGCCGCGTCATCCCCGCCTGCGAGCGATTCATCGAGGTCGAGGGCAAGGCGCTCTCGGCCGCCATCGATCGCGTCTCGACCGTCTCCACCGGAAACGGCCGCGCCGTAAAGCTCACCTTCGCCGACGGAGTGCTGAGGCTCACGGTCAACAACCCGGACGCCGGCAATGCCGAGGACGAGATCGCCTATGAGGGCGAGGCCAACCTCGAGACCGGCTTCAACGCCAAATACGTCAACGATGCGCTGGCGAACCTCTCGGAACAGACGGTCAACATCTATCTCGGCGAGGCCGGCTCCCCCGCCGTTCTCCGCGCCGATGGCGACCACGCCGAAAACCTGATCGTCCTGATGCCCATGTGCGTTTGA
- a CDS encoding 2'-deoxycytidine 5'-triphosphate deaminase, with protein MIRKSGILADRAIGALFAEGRLKSEAALDDDQIQPASLDLRLGSKAMRVRASFMPGRAHTVAEKLERLTLHEIDLREGAVLETGCVYIVPLMESLDLPDEISASANPKSSTGRLDIFTRVMVDHAQEFDKVPAGYQGQLYLEISPRTFPIIVRRGSRLSQIRFRTGHALLNETDLLGLHAAETLVASDAPNVSGGGIALSIDLKGSGSDGLIGYRGKHHTAVIDVDRKDAHDILDFWEPLYSRGGNELILDPDEFYILVSNEAVHVPPLYAAEMTPYDPLVGEFRVHYAGFFDPGFGHAAAGGSGSRAVLEVRSHEVPFILEHGQVIGRLVYEHMQEHPQGLYGTGVGSNYQAQGLKLSKHFRRG; from the coding sequence ATGATCAGGAAATCGGGGATTTTGGCGGATCGCGCCATCGGCGCATTGTTCGCGGAAGGTCGGCTGAAGAGCGAGGCTGCGCTTGACGACGACCAGATCCAGCCGGCGAGCCTCGATCTGCGTCTCGGCTCCAAGGCCATGCGCGTGCGTGCGAGCTTCATGCCGGGCCGCGCCCATACGGTCGCCGAAAAGCTCGAACGGCTGACCCTCCATGAGATCGACCTGCGGGAAGGGGCAGTTCTCGAAACGGGTTGCGTCTACATCGTGCCCCTGATGGAAAGCCTTGACCTGCCGGACGAGATTTCGGCGTCGGCGAACCCGAAAAGCTCGACCGGCCGGCTCGACATCTTTACCCGCGTGATGGTCGATCATGCCCAGGAGTTCGACAAGGTGCCTGCGGGTTACCAGGGGCAGCTCTATCTGGAAATCAGCCCGCGGACGTTCCCGATCATCGTGCGGCGCGGCTCACGCCTGTCGCAGATCCGCTTCCGCACCGGCCATGCGTTGCTCAACGAGACGGATCTTCTCGGCCTGCACGCAGCCGAAACCCTTGTTGCGAGCGATGCTCCCAACGTTTCCGGCGGTGGCATCGCGCTTTCCATCGACCTCAAGGGGTCCGGCAGCGACGGCCTGATCGGTTATCGCGGCAAGCATCATACCGCCGTGATCGATGTCGATCGCAAGGACGCCCACGACATTCTGGATTTCTGGGAACCGCTCTACAGCCGCGGCGGCAACGAGCTGATCCTCGATCCGGATGAATTTTATATCCTTGTCTCGAACGAGGCGGTTCATGTTCCGCCGCTGTATGCGGCCGAGATGACGCCCTATGACCCGCTGGTCGGCGAATTCCGCGTGCATTATGCGGGCTTCTTCGATCCCGGCTTCGGCCACGCGGCGGCCGGCGGCTCCGGCAGCCGGGCGGTTCTTGAGGTGCGCAGCCATGAAGTACCCTTCATCCTAGAGCACGGTCAGGTGATCGGCCGTCTGGTGTATGAGCACATGCAGGAGCATCCGCAGGGGCTCTATGGCACGGGCGTCGGCTCCAACTATCAGGCGCAGGGCCTCAAGCTATCCAAGCACTTCCGCAGGGGCTGA
- a CDS encoding transcriptional regulator, with translation MNDGRKQIDREARAVRLLEARKKAGFGGVRKVCARFGWKENTYKAHESGRNGFDTADARAYARAFGVSYQWLYLGIGQPEDEDTVAPPVAIDVPLMSWISAGALGEQATVTSLSDFPTISVLDLPDGDWIALRVEGDSMNKISPPGSIIFVNRRDRRLVPNGCYVVADEHGRATYKRYRPDDNPPFQPASYKEIPAPDFDGAVTVIGRVRRSIIDF, from the coding sequence ATGAACGACGGACGGAAACAGATCGACAGGGAAGCGCGCGCGGTGCGCCTGCTCGAAGCGCGAAAAAAAGCCGGCTTCGGTGGCGTCCGGAAGGTCTGCGCCCGCTTCGGCTGGAAGGAAAACACATACAAGGCGCACGAGAGCGGCCGCAATGGTTTCGACACGGCCGATGCTCGCGCCTATGCGAGGGCGTTCGGCGTATCCTACCAATGGCTCTATCTGGGCATAGGGCAACCTGAGGATGAGGATACGGTCGCCCCTCCTGTCGCCATTGATGTTCCGCTGATGTCGTGGATCAGCGCCGGAGCGTTGGGCGAGCAGGCGACAGTGACAAGCCTGTCCGATTTTCCCACCATCTCCGTCCTCGACCTCCCGGATGGCGACTGGATCGCATTGCGCGTCGAGGGCGATTCCATGAACAAGATCTCGCCGCCGGGCTCAATCATATTCGTCAACCGCCGGGACAGGCGACTTGTCCCGAACGGCTGCTATGTCGTCGCCGACGAGCATGGGCGAGCAACCTACAAGCGCTATCGACCGGATGACAATCCGCCCTTCCAGCCAGCTTCCTACAAGGAAATACCCGCACCCGATTTCGATGGAGCCGTAACGGTCATCGGCCGCGTTCGCCGCTCCATCATCGACTTCTGA
- a CDS encoding single-stranded DNA-binding protein (binds to single stranded DNA and may facilitate the binding and interaction of other proteins to DNA), with protein sequence MAGSRNRVELIGHLGADPEIRRTQDGRPIANLRVATSETWRDRNSGERREKTEWHSVVIFNEALAKVAEQYLKKGSKVFVEGQLATRKWQDNNGQDRYSTEIVLQSFNASLLLLDRSEGSGYRQGGDGPGDYGLDGDRASGSTTRAVGSQTGAGSFSRDLDDDIPF encoded by the coding sequence ATGGCCGGTTCCCGCAACAGGGTCGAACTCATCGGCCATCTCGGCGCCGACCCCGAGATCCGCCGCACCCAGGACGGACGACCGATCGCCAATCTGCGCGTCGCGACCTCCGAGACCTGGCGCGACCGCAATAGCGGCGAGCGCCGGGAAAAGACCGAGTGGCATTCCGTCGTCATCTTCAACGAGGCGCTCGCCAAGGTGGCCGAGCAATACCTGAAGAAGGGGTCGAAGGTCTTCGTCGAGGGCCAGCTCGCCACCCGCAAGTGGCAGGACAATAACGGCCAGGACCGCTACTCGACCGAAATCGTGCTGCAGAGCTTCAACGCCAGCCTCCTCCTGCTCGATCGCTCGGAAGGCTCCGGCTACCGCCAGGGCGGCGATGGCCCCGGCGACTACGGCCTCGACGGCGATCGGGCCTCCGGCAGCACCACCCGCGCCGTGGGCAGCCAGACCGGCGCAGGATCCTTCTCCCGCGACCTCGACGACGACATCCCCTTTTAG
- a CDS encoding integrase: protein MGRIRKSHVDQDRYLTRREGVYYYKRRVPAEMVDADHRGEHVRISLKTSDLARARAMRDIYEMADDEFWSALAGGQEQDGARRRYQAAVKRANALGFFYRPSQEILRDDIDTILQRIEAIGSPQTALPVVRATLGMVDQPDVLLSDAFSVYKDEIVPHELAGKSAGQKKRWTNGKQLSVDSFIEVVGDLPIGNISRDDARVYYDHWMARIAPKKGAATHSASSGNRRIGDLRVLYRDYYRHMGEPDRRNPFDKMSFREKTKRKRKRPSFPHEWIVDTILKSGKLKRLNDQARGVALVVADIGARPSEICNLTADRIVLDHDIPHLKIEPRDDPDDPREIKTESSIRIVPLTGLALAVMKKHPHGFPKYMDKESNLSAALNKFFRENGLFPPGGRHTIYSFRHAFEDRMKEARIDSELRRILMGHTVDRPEYGEGGSLKLRLEEVSKVSLPFDTSIV from the coding sequence ATGGGGCGCATTCGGAAATCTCACGTCGATCAGGACCGGTATCTGACCAGGCGTGAGGGGGTATATTACTACAAGCGGCGTGTCCCGGCCGAGATGGTTGATGCCGACCACCGGGGCGAGCACGTCCGGATTTCGCTGAAGACGAGCGATCTCGCCCGGGCCCGCGCGATGCGCGACATTTACGAGATGGCTGACGACGAATTCTGGAGCGCTCTGGCCGGCGGGCAGGAACAGGACGGCGCGCGGCGACGGTATCAGGCAGCGGTGAAGCGGGCTAATGCATTGGGCTTTTTCTACCGGCCATCGCAAGAAATCCTCCGCGACGACATCGACACGATCCTGCAGAGGATTGAGGCTATCGGCAGCCCGCAGACAGCGCTGCCGGTTGTGCGCGCAACTCTGGGGATGGTCGACCAGCCAGATGTTCTTCTCAGTGATGCGTTCTCGGTTTACAAGGACGAGATCGTGCCGCATGAGCTGGCTGGAAAGAGCGCCGGTCAAAAGAAGCGCTGGACTAACGGCAAACAGCTTTCCGTCGATAGTTTCATTGAGGTTGTCGGAGATCTTCCGATCGGCAACATCAGCCGCGACGATGCCCGTGTCTATTACGATCACTGGATGGCGAGGATAGCGCCGAAGAAGGGTGCTGCGACGCATTCCGCCTCGTCAGGCAACAGGCGCATCGGCGATCTCCGGGTGCTGTACCGGGACTACTATCGGCACATGGGCGAGCCCGACAGGCGCAATCCGTTCGACAAGATGAGCTTCCGTGAGAAGACAAAGAGGAAGCGCAAGCGACCGTCATTCCCGCATGAATGGATCGTAGACACAATCCTCAAATCCGGGAAGCTGAAACGCCTCAACGATCAGGCGCGCGGCGTGGCGCTGGTCGTGGCCGATATCGGTGCCCGGCCAAGCGAAATCTGTAACCTTACCGCAGATCGCATCGTGCTCGACCACGACATTCCCCACCTGAAGATCGAGCCGCGCGATGATCCGGATGATCCCCGCGAGATCAAGACGGAATCGTCCATTCGCATCGTTCCCTTGACCGGCCTGGCGCTTGCGGTCATGAAAAAACACCCTCACGGGTTCCCGAAATACATGGACAAGGAAAGCAATCTGTCCGCGGCGCTGAACAAGTTTTTCCGGGAAAACGGCCTGTTCCCTCCGGGCGGACGGCACACGATCTATTCGTTTCGCCACGCGTTCGAAGATCGAATGAAGGAGGCTCGCATAGATTCGGAGCTTCGTCGCATTCTGATGGGGCACACGGTAGACCGACCGGAATACGGGGAGGGCGGGTCGCTGAAGTTGCGGCTGGAGGAGGTCAGCAAGGTTTCGCTGCCGTTCGACACCTCGATCGTCTGA
- a CDS encoding voltage-gated sodium channel encodes MNALRRLIESHAFESAITTLILANALTLGLETSPELMGRFGHLLHLADQLLLALFVLELLAKLVVYRRDFFREPWRIFDLGVIAISIVPATESISILRALRVIRIFRLISAVPSMRKVVGGLFSALPGMGSIFLLLSLVFYVSSVAATKLFAADFPDLFGSIAASAFTLFQVMTLEGWTSDVVRPIMALHPLAWVFFIPFIVATSFTVLNLFIGIIVSSMQSEHEIPTQHAQDRMVEEQRQILDELQALRREVAMMRAEGRSAPAEVLG; translated from the coding sequence ATGAATGCATTGCGCCGGCTCATCGAGTCCCACGCTTTCGAATCCGCCATTACCACGCTGATCCTTGCCAATGCGCTGACGCTGGGGCTTGAGACCTCGCCCGAGCTGATGGGGCGCTTCGGTCATCTGCTGCATCTGGCAGACCAGTTGCTGCTTGCCCTCTTCGTGCTGGAATTGCTGGCAAAGCTTGTGGTCTATCGACGGGACTTCTTTCGCGAGCCGTGGCGCATCTTCGATCTCGGCGTCATCGCGATCTCAATCGTTCCGGCAACCGAGAGCATCTCCATCCTGCGCGCCCTGCGCGTGATCCGGATCTTCCGGCTTATCTCCGCAGTTCCCTCGATGCGGAAGGTCGTGGGCGGGCTCTTCTCCGCCCTGCCCGGCATGGGCTCGATCTTCCTGTTGCTCAGCCTTGTCTTCTACGTCTCGTCGGTCGCGGCCACGAAGCTGTTTGCCGCGGATTTTCCCGATCTCTTCGGGTCCATCGCCGCATCCGCCTTCACGCTGTTTCAGGTGATGACGCTCGAGGGATGGACGAGCGACGTGGTGCGGCCGATCATGGCGCTGCACCCGCTTGCCTGGGTGTTCTTCATCCCCTTCATCGTGGCGACGTCGTTTACCGTGCTCAACCTGTTCATCGGCATCATCGTATCCTCGATGCAATCCGAACACGAAATCCCGACCCAGCACGCGCAGGACAGGATGGTTGAAGAGCAGCGGCAGATCCTCGACGAGTTGCAGGCCCTGCGCCGCGAGGTCGCGATGATGCGCGCCGAGGGTCGGTCAGCCCCTGCGGAAGTGCTTGGATAG
- a CDS encoding O-succinylhomoserine sulfhydrylase yields MSKNWRPATQLVHGGTLRSQFGETSEAIYLTQGFVYETAESAEARFKGETDGFIYARYGSPTNDMFERRMCLLEGAEEARATASGMAAVAGAILCQLKAGDHIVAARALFGSCRWVVETLAPKYGIECTLVDGRFLENWKKAIRPNTKVMFLESPTNPTLEVVDIAGVAKLANQIGAKVVVDNVFATPLFQSPLELGAHVVVYSATKHIDGQGRCLGGVVLSSKEWIEENFQDYFRHTGPSMSPFNAWTLLKAVETLPLRIGQQARNAARIADFLAEQKQIAKVIYPGRADHPQADIVAKQMKGGSTLVALELKGGKAAAFALQNALEVVKISNNLGDAKSLITHPGTTTHKNLTDEARAELGISGGTLRLSCGIEDTDDLLEDFARALKSVPA; encoded by the coding sequence ATGAGCAAGAACTGGCGTCCGGCAACCCAGCTGGTACATGGCGGCACTCTCCGTTCACAGTTCGGCGAAACCTCAGAGGCGATCTATCTCACCCAGGGCTTCGTCTACGAAACGGCGGAATCGGCGGAAGCCCGCTTCAAGGGCGAGACTGACGGTTTCATCTATGCCCGATACGGCAGTCCGACGAACGACATGTTCGAAAGGCGCATGTGCCTGCTCGAAGGCGCCGAGGAAGCTCGCGCCACCGCCTCCGGCATGGCCGCCGTCGCCGGCGCCATCCTCTGCCAGCTCAAGGCCGGTGATCACATCGTTGCCGCCCGCGCCCTGTTCGGCTCCTGCCGCTGGGTCGTCGAGACGCTTGCTCCCAAATACGGCATCGAATGCACGCTGGTCGACGGGCGCTTCCTGGAAAACTGGAAAAAGGCGATCCGTCCCAACACCAAGGTGATGTTCCTCGAAAGCCCGACCAATCCGACACTCGAAGTGGTCGATATTGCCGGCGTGGCAAAGCTTGCCAACCAGATCGGCGCCAAGGTGGTGGTCGACAACGTTTTTGCAACGCCGCTGTTTCAGAGCCCGCTCGAACTTGGCGCACACGTCGTCGTCTATTCGGCCACCAAGCATATCGACGGACAGGGTCGCTGCCTCGGCGGCGTGGTGCTTTCGAGCAAGGAATGGATCGAGGAGAACTTCCAGGACTATTTCCGCCACACCGGCCCGTCCATGTCGCCGTTCAACGCCTGGACGCTACTGAAGGCTGTCGAGACGCTGCCGCTGCGCATCGGCCAGCAGGCCCGCAACGCCGCCCGCATCGCCGACTTCCTGGCCGAGCAGAAGCAGATCGCCAAGGTCATCTATCCGGGCCGCGCCGACCATCCGCAGGCCGATATCGTCGCCAAGCAGATGAAGGGCGGCTCGACGCTGGTCGCGCTTGAACTCAAGGGCGGCAAGGCTGCTGCCTTTGCATTGCAGAATGCGCTCGAGGTCGTGAAGATTTCCAACAATCTGGGCGACGCCAAGAGCCTGATCACGCACCCGGGCACCACCACCCACAAGAACCTGACCGACGAGGCTCGCGCCGAACTCGGAATTTCGGGTGGAACCCTGCGCCTTTCCTGCGGCATCGAGGATACCGACGATCTTCTCGAAGACTTTGCCCGCGCGCTGAAGTCGGTCCCGGCCTGA